Proteins encoded in a region of the Ornithodoros turicata isolate Travis chromosome 3, ASM3712646v1, whole genome shotgun sequence genome:
- the LOC135387950 gene encoding muscle-specific protein 20-like translates to MANRGPAYGLSAQVANKIAGKRDPQVESDLLEWMSAVMGEQLPRGDFGEILRDGTILCRFMNKLKPGCITKINTSGGQFKLMENITLFQDAAKKWGVPEIDVFQTVDLWEKRNLPQVAQCLLAVGRACYMHPEYTGPCIGPKPSEEAKREWTDEQLRAGQSIISLQYGSNKGATQSGQNFGNTRHM, encoded by the exons ATCGCCGGCAAGCGCGATCCCCAGGTCGAGAGCGACCTCCTGGAATGGATGTCCGCCGTGATGGGCGAGCAGCTGCCCAGGGGAGACTTCGGAGAGATCCTTCGCGACGGAACCATCCTCTGCCG GTTCATGAACAAGCTGAAGCCCGGCTGCATTACCAAGATCAACACGAGCGGTGGCCAGTTCAAGCTCATGGAGAACATCACCCTCTTCCAGGATGCCGCTAAGAAGTGGGGCGTCCCCGAGATCGATGTCTTCCAGACCGTCGACCTGTGGGAGAAGAGGAACCTTCCCCAGGTTGCTCAGTGCCTCCTGGCCGTCGGCCGCGCT TGCTACATGCACCCTGAGTACACCGGCCCCTGCATCGGCCCCAAGCCCTCCGAGGAAGCCAAGCGTGAATGGACCGATGAACAGCTCCGTGCTGGCCAGAGCATCATCAGCCTGCAGTACGGTTCCAACAAGGGCGCCACGCAGAGTGGACAGAACTTCGGCAACACGCGACACATGTAA